The window AATTTTCTTAAAAGAAGTTGCACTTAGTCAGCGCAGTATTTATAAACGATTAATAAGAATAAGAGCAGATTTTCATGTTGATAATGACAAACAACTGGTAATTAAATTGTACAAGCTAGCACTCATTCAGTAAGATTCTAACATTTCCATTATTTACTTCTCTAGGTTCCATTTTTGGAACCTTTCTCTTTTTACACTAAAATAAATTTGTAATAACGAATTATAAGTGACAGTAAAGTGAGATACTGAACATCCACACTTATAATTTACTCACGTTAAAGCTGTACAGCAATAGGATAACATGTTTAACCATCTAAAAAATTTAAAAGATGAAAAAAGTAATGTTAGCTATTGCACTAATAAGTTGTGCCGGTATATTTTCATGCACCCCAGAAGCTATACCAATTGAAAAAAATGAAACCCAAAACACTATAGGTACTGGAGAGAATCATTCTACCGAAGAGGATGACGATTAAAAAAAGTTAATTACTTTTAAGCAATGAAATTTATTTCACTGCATTTTATACTAATCTTATATAGTCTTGTGTGCTACGGTCAGGGAAACCAGCCCAGTGCACAAGCCTATTTTATTAATAGTAAAAATAAAGAACTTTCTATAGAACAGCGTATTAAATTTATAGACTCTGCAATAACTGTAAGCAATGCTGACAGCACCACTTTAAAATACATTTCTTACAAAAGCTCTATCTACTCTAAGCAACGCGATTTTGATAAAGCATTGATTACTGCTAATGAATTATTACAAACAGCAAAAGAGAGAAACAGTCTCTTCTACATTGCAAAAGCTCAATTTAAACTGGGGTTATACTATGCCAAATTAAATCAATTTGAAAAATCATATAATTGGTATTTCAAATCTAGTATGACTTATGAAAAATTAGAAGATTATTTTAATTTTTCAAAATGCCTATTGAGGCTAAGTATGCTACAACATAATAATGGAAACTTTATACAATCTGAAGAGTTAATTACCAAAGCATTAAAGCGATTACCAAAAAACGAAATCAAATTGCGTTTTGATTTTTATTACCAACTAGCCTATAGCTCACTTGAATTAGCAGATAAAAACTCAGTAAACCACTGGGGAAATGAATCTCTAAAAAATGCTCAAACTGCGATAGATAGTAGCCTTGTATATAACTTATATGGACTTTTAGCCCATGAAGATTCTAAATATATCAAAGCTCTAGATTATTACAATAAGGCTTTATCATTCAGAAATATATATAATGAAAGACATCAATTGATGATTCAGAGTAATAAAGCTCTCAGTAATGCCATGCTAGACGATCGATCAAGCATAGATGAATTAAATAGAATAATTAGTGAAAAACAAGAACTTTCATCTGATGTACTCACATATGCCAGCCTGATTCATCTTTCTAAAACATACACACATTTCAAAGAATTAGACAAAGCTGCAGTAGTTTTAAATAAAGCTTATACAATAGCTGAAGATATATCTAGTAAAGAAGCACAACAAGAGAGTCTTGGGCTATTGATAGACATTGATAAAGCTAATAGCTTTCAAATTAGACATTATAAAACTACTACGGAACAACTAGAAAAAAATAGGACTCAACTTACACGCACCTTTGATAAAATTAATTTACAAACTGAGCAAGCCATTAATAACAATCTACAACTCAAAGCAGAAAAGGCTGAGCAGGAAGTATTGCTAGCTCAAGAAAATAAGCGCAAATGGCAACTAGGTGGTGGACTTGGCGCTTCATTGATAGGGCTAGGGATATTTGGATTTTATTACCGAAGAAATAAAAAACAAAAAGAACTTATTGAATCTCTACAAAAAGAACTTCATCACAGAGTAAAAAATAATTTATCAATAATAGATACATTTATAGAAGTAGCTAAAGAGGAATTTGATGATTTAAAGTTCACAGATAAGCTCACTGAATTACAAAATAGAATAGACAGCATAAATGAGGTACACCAGCAATTGTATCAAAAAGAAGATGTAACAAATCTTAATTTGAAAGAATATATCAAAACCCTTTCTGATAATGTTTCTTCATCATTCTCAAACGAGCGCATCATCATAGAAAATGATATTAATGATACTATTGAAATTCAAGCAGATCGCTCTTTTAGCATAGGATTAATCATAAATGAATTCTTGACAAATTCGTTCAAATACGGATTTGAAACAGAAGAAAAAGGTTTAGTTAAAATTAAGGTTCAAGAAGATAAGACCTCTTACCAACTGTATCTATCAGATAACGGTAAAGGTTTACCTGAAGGTTTTGATATTGAACAATTAGAAAGTTTTGGACTTCGCATTATTAAACTATTATCGCAACAGCTTGATGGATCTTTTGAATTAAGAAATGAAAACGGAGTTCATCTAGATGTTACATTCCCTAAATAGATTACCAAATGAAAACACATGTACTTATTGTTGAGGACGAAGCTGCTCTATATGAAAGACTACGTCGAGCACTGGTAAAACAAAATTTTAGTGTAGATCAATACACTAAATCCTATGATGATGCCATAGAACGCATTACAAAAGAGCGACCAGATGTTGTTTTACTAGATATAAATTTAGAAGGAAAAAAAGACGGTATTGACCTAGGTGAAACGTTAAATAAACAGTATCAAATTCCCTTTATCTACGTGACCAGTCTAGATGATGATATCACATTTTCAAAAGGATTACATACCAATCACGAGAATTACTTAGTAAAGACTAAACCTAGACTGAACATCGAGGACATCACTAGGGCTATTAATACCGTAATTCATAAAAATAAGAATGATAGGAATGATTTTAAAAAAGGTATTATCGGTCTTGTGGGCTATCTTGACGAGATTAAGAACATGGGAAAAGACACCATATCACGAGTAAAGATTAACTATGAAGATATTCTTTACTTCTCTACAAAACCATTTAGGAATCAAAATGATGAATTTGAAGCTGTAGAAAAAAACTACTGCTGGTTCATGACTAGAAGTGGCGAGTACTATTTCTTAAGAGAAAGTTTGAGTTCGCTTTCGCGTAAGCTTCCTTATCACTTTATACGTATTAATGAAAGCTATATTATTAACATCAGTAATGAAGTGAACGTCGCACGCATTAACGGATCAAGAATTAAAGTTGAGAAAACGGAGTTTTTCATTAGCGCAACTTATAAGAAAGAGGTGAATAAGAGATTAGAGCATTTCTATGGTTAATATTTTCATTCAAAAAAGGTGAATTTTCATTATTAATTTTTTTAAGACTTAAGTGATTTCATATTTGTGGAAAACAATTTAATCACTATGAAAAATTTATTCTTAACTCTAGTCCTTTTATCATCATATTTTACACTTGCCCAAAATGATATTGTTGCACCAGAACCTGACTTTGAAGGCGAGATTTCTTTTGTAAAAGATGGTAAGGAATTAGTTGAATTAGAGATGGTTACCACATCAATGAAGTCTGGTCAATCAGTTGGAAGAATGTTATCTGGAATAGGTAAAGTAAAAGCAAGAGTAGTCGCAAAAGGAAAAACATCCACTACAGTTATACAAAAGGATGAAATAATCTATTTTATTTACAACCACGGATCTAATAACTTGAGACCAGATAAAGTCGCACAACTTTTAAAGTTTGAACAACGAAAAAAAACTAGAGAATATCTTATCGCTAGTTCAAGTAATGTCTCAGGTCAGACTGAAACTAATGTGGTTGAAGGAATAAAATTCAAAGGATCCAAATATGGTGAGACATCATATCTTATAAAAGTAAGTAACCTTGAACCTGGTGAGTATGCATTCTTTGTAGGAACTGAAGAAACTTATGATGGTAATTTCTTTACTGTAGTAGAATAGGGTTTGTTTTAAGAATAAACTTATTGGCTTCTTCATAATTTAACAAAACATGGTAAACGTTAATCTATCCGTCTTTAAAAAATCTTGCCTAAAAATTCAGCATCAGTTCTAATTTCATCTAACTCTATGAATTTAGAATCATTTATTAATAGTACTCTTCAAAAATAGACTTCAACAAATAAAATCCCATAACAAAGTTTAATCTTAAAAAAAATTTAAAAATGAAAATACATTTAAAAGTTTTATTTGTCGTTTCGGTTGCACTAATCCTAAATAGCTGCAAAAAGCCAGATAAAACAGAATTAAGTTCTAATACTTCTAAGACTATTAAAGAAAAACGAATAATACTAAACGATAACAAAGATGAAGTTGTTGAATACTCTTTGGTATTTAAGAATGCAATTGAAACGGATAATGACTCACGAATAACAAGAAAGATAAATCTAACAAATACAACGGGTGCGATGATTTCTGCCTATTCACTGGACACAAGTGAGTATGAAGTATCCTTCAGGACACTTGAGGACGATGTTTGGTCAGAATGGAGTTACTTTAAGATAAATCATGAAGTCAAAAATCCTAACAGGAAAGTATTTTCTCCGAATTCCTTAACTAATCATGTTAGCAAAATTGAATTTAAATCTAGTAAACCAATATCTAATCCAGTAATCTTTCGTGTTTTCAAATTTTTAAAATAATGTTATGAAAAAAATACTACTAATAATCATCTTTTTGATAATAAATATTTGTGCAGCAAATTGTCCTCAACCTAATTTTTGTAACAGACCATGCTGGGATCCGTCAAATACACATCCAACTCAAAATAACCCCACATTTACAAGTCCAACTCATGTAATTATTCATCACACAGGAGACGCTACGGTCTTCCCTCCTACAACTGACTTTGCTCAAGTTGTAAGGTTTTATTGGGATCTTCATGTTAATACAAATGGATGGTCAGATATAGGTTATAATTGGCTGATAGACAGAAACGGAATTATCTACGAAGGAAGAGGTGACGGTATTTTAGGCGCTCATTTTAGTGGTCAAAACACAGGCACAACTGGAATTGCGCTAATTGGAAATTTTGGATTAGAACAACCTAGCTCCGCTGCCTTAAACTCTTTACAAGACCTTCTAGCCTGGGAATCAGATGATAAAAACATTAGTATTAATGGTTCAAGTTTACATAATGCTTCAGGACTCGTTTTAAATCACATATCTGGACACAGAGATGGAGGTAGCACTGTTTGCCCAGGTAATAATTTATATAATTTACTTCCATCTATAAGAACTAATGTTAGTAACGATCCATGTTTTAATAGTTCTACCAACAACTCTGATCTGGTGATCGAGAACATGTATACAGTTCCATCAAATCCCCAAGTAGGTCAAAGCGTTGATCTATTTGTCGAAATTAAAAACGTAGGGACTGTAACCGCTAACAGTCTATCATGGGATTATGAAATTGACGGACAATTTATCGATGATGATACTCATTCTAGTTTAGCTCCTAATGCAACACATATAGAAAGTGAAAACAACTATACATTTACCTCAGCTGGTTCTTATAACTATTGTGTATTCATTGATGCTGATGTTAACGAGGTAAATACAGCAAATAATAGCTTCTGCATTCAAGTAAACGTTACGGGAACGCAAAATAATGAAGATATTTTCCTAACTAATTTATCCGTCAATCCATTGACCATTTCGCCTGGTAATGACGTCACAGCTCAGGTAACAATGAATTATACAGGAAATCAAAATTTAGCTGCTTTGCCGAATTTTGATTTAGAATATTATCTTTCTACAGATTGTAATCTTGACAATAATGACATTTTATTAGACGATGATGTTTCGTCCATTGCGAGTGATGACCCAGATGATGATGAAAGTGCAGTATTGACTATACCTAGTGGAACTCCTTCTGGAACATATTTCATTTTATTCTATGCCGATTCTGATGAAGAGTTATCAGAAAATGATGAAAATAATAACATTCGATGTATACAGTTAACTGTATCTGGAATGCAAGGTGGTGAGGATATTTTCTTGACTAATTCCTCTGTAAGCTCAAATACTTTAAACGAAGGCCAGTACTTTGAAGCATCTACTGTAATGAATTATAATGGATCACAGTTAGATAGTAATTTACCAAATTTTAAACTAGAGTATATTTTATCCGCCGATTGTTTAGTAAATAATAATGATATTTATTTAGGTGACGATACTTCAACTATAGGTAGCGATGATCCAAATGACCCTGAAAGTATAGATGTTCAAATACCTGTCGGTACACCAGCCGGACAATACAATTTACTTTTTTATGCAGATGCAGACAATGATTTAGTTGAAGGAAATGAAAGCAATAATGTGGACTGTGTAGTTATTACTGTAACTAATAATCCACCTACAGAGGATATTTTCTTAACTAATTTATCGCTCAGTTCAACAACAATGGCTAGCGGAACAGATATAACCGCATTGGCTAGGATTAATTATACAGGAAATACTCTTGACACCTACCTTCCTGCTTTTGATTTAAACATCTACTTATCCAGCGATTGTATAATTGATACTTCTGACGTGCTGTTAGAAGATCCGTCTGCTCAAATAGGAAGCGATGATCCTTTTGCAGATGAAAATGAAACCATTACTATTCCACAAGGTACTCCAGATGGTAATTATTTAATCCTTTTTTACGCAGATGCAGATGATGAGTTATATGAAAGCGATGAATTTAACAACGTACAATGTATTCAAATAACAGTTGACAATACACTAAGTAACGAAGAGATAGAACAAAATAAAATTGTCATCTACCCAAATCCAACAACTGGAATTTTAAAAGTGGAAAGTGGAAATCAACTGAAAAGCTATCAACTTTTCAATTTAGCTGGTCAATTAATTATGCAAGATGATATCTCTAACAGCCAATCACAATCAATTGATATCAGTTCAGTAGTAAAAGGAGTTTACTTAATCAAACTTCTTGGACAAAACGGAGCAATTAATACTTTCAGAATTATAAAAAAATAATTCAAAAATTAATTTCCACTTAAACCACTAAAAAGCGCTGAACCCAATCAGCGCTTTTTTCACACCTTTTCCGTACTTTTGCCAGCTTTAAAACACTAGTGCAATGAGTAATAAATTCAACGAATACAAAGGATTGAACCTTCCAGAAGTAGATGAACGCATCAAAGCTTTTTGGCAAGAGAACGACATTTTTAACAAGTCCATGACGACTCGTGAAGGAAATGAGCCTTTTATTTTCTTTGAAGGACCACCGTCTGCAAACGGATTGCCTGGTATTCACCATGTTATGGGAAGAACGATCAAAGATTTATTCTGTCGTTTTAAAACCCAGCAAGGTTTTCAAGTCAACCGTAAAGCAGGATGGGACACGCACGGTCTTCCTGTGGAATTAGGTGTAGAAAAAGCACTTGGAATTACCAAGGAAGATATTGGCACTAAAATATCTGTAGAAGATTACAATCAAGCGTGTAAAGATGCCGTGTTGAAATATACCGATATCTGGAGCAAGCTTACTGATGACATGGGTTATTGGGTAGATATGGAAGATCCATACATTACCTACAAGCCTAAATACATGGAAAGTGTTTGGTGGTTATTGAAACAAATCTATTCTAAAGATTTGCTTTATAAAGGTTACACCATCCAGCCGTATTCTCCAGCGGCAGGAACCGGTTTGAGCTCACACGAGCTGAACCAACCTGGCTGTTATAAAGATGTGACCGACACTACGGTTACCGCTCAATTTAAAGTAGAAGATCCTTCAAAATTACCTTTTGAAACGAGTGGAGAAGTATTTTTCCTAGCTTGGACCACTACTCCATGGACATTACCATCTAACACGGCACTTACCGTAGGTCCTAAAATCGATTACGTTCTCGTAGAGACTTTTAATCAATACACTGGCGAGCCGATGCAAGTCATTCTTGCTGAGAAATTGGTAAGCTATCAGTTCGGTAAAAAATATGAGGCTTTGGAAGGTGACGCTTTCGCGAAAGCGAAACAAGAATATCAACTAGGCGATAAAAAAATACCTTATCAGGTAATAGGTTCTTGCAAAGGGGCTGATCTTATCAATATAAAATACGAGCAATTATTACAGTATGCTCAACCCTTCGAAAATGCACAAGATGCTTACCGAGTGATTGCTGGAGATTTTGTAACCACTGAAGATGGTACTGGAATCGTACACACGGCACCTACTTTTGGGGCAGATGATGCACTGGTGGCAAAACAAGCCACACCACCTATTCCACCAATGCTGGTGCTGGACGAAAATCAAAATCCAGTGCCACTGGTCAACCTGCAAGGAAAATTTAGAGATGAGTTGC is drawn from Nonlabens dokdonensis DSW-6 and contains these coding sequences:
- a CDS encoding response regulator transcription factor — translated: MKTHVLIVEDEAALYERLRRALVKQNFSVDQYTKSYDDAIERITKERPDVVLLDINLEGKKDGIDLGETLNKQYQIPFIYVTSLDDDITFSKGLHTNHENYLVKTKPRLNIEDITRAINTVIHKNKNDRNDFKKGIIGLVGYLDEIKNMGKDTISRVKINYEDILYFSTKPFRNQNDEFEAVEKNYCWFMTRSGEYYFLRESLSSLSRKLPYHFIRINESYIINISNEVNVARINGSRIKVEKTEFFISATYKKEVNKRLEHFYG
- a CDS encoding tetratricopeptide repeat-containing sensor histidine kinase, whose product is MKFISLHFILILYSLVCYGQGNQPSAQAYFINSKNKELSIEQRIKFIDSAITVSNADSTTLKYISYKSSIYSKQRDFDKALITANELLQTAKERNSLFYIAKAQFKLGLYYAKLNQFEKSYNWYFKSSMTYEKLEDYFNFSKCLLRLSMLQHNNGNFIQSEELITKALKRLPKNEIKLRFDFYYQLAYSSLELADKNSVNHWGNESLKNAQTAIDSSLVYNLYGLLAHEDSKYIKALDYYNKALSFRNIYNERHQLMIQSNKALSNAMLDDRSSIDELNRIISEKQELSSDVLTYASLIHLSKTYTHFKELDKAAVVLNKAYTIAEDISSKEAQQESLGLLIDIDKANSFQIRHYKTTTEQLEKNRTQLTRTFDKINLQTEQAINNNLQLKAEKAEQEVLLAQENKRKWQLGGGLGASLIGLGIFGFYYRRNKKQKELIESLQKELHHRVKNNLSIIDTFIEVAKEEFDDLKFTDKLTELQNRIDSINEVHQQLYQKEDVTNLNLKEYIKTLSDNVSSSFSNERIIIENDINDTIEIQADRSFSIGLIINEFLTNSFKYGFETEEKGLVKIKVQEDKTSYQLYLSDNGKGLPEGFDIEQLESFGLRIIKLLSQQLDGSFELRNENGVHLDVTFPK
- a CDS encoding CARDB domain-containing protein, which encodes MKKILLIIIFLIINICAANCPQPNFCNRPCWDPSNTHPTQNNPTFTSPTHVIIHHTGDATVFPPTTDFAQVVRFYWDLHVNTNGWSDIGYNWLIDRNGIIYEGRGDGILGAHFSGQNTGTTGIALIGNFGLEQPSSAALNSLQDLLAWESDDKNISINGSSLHNASGLVLNHISGHRDGGSTVCPGNNLYNLLPSIRTNVSNDPCFNSSTNNSDLVIENMYTVPSNPQVGQSVDLFVEIKNVGTVTANSLSWDYEIDGQFIDDDTHSSLAPNATHIESENNYTFTSAGSYNYCVFIDADVNEVNTANNSFCIQVNVTGTQNNEDIFLTNLSVNPLTISPGNDVTAQVTMNYTGNQNLAALPNFDLEYYLSTDCNLDNNDILLDDDVSSIASDDPDDDESAVLTIPSGTPSGTYFILFYADSDEELSENDENNNIRCIQLTVSGMQGGEDIFLTNSSVSSNTLNEGQYFEASTVMNYNGSQLDSNLPNFKLEYILSADCLVNNNDIYLGDDTSTIGSDDPNDPESIDVQIPVGTPAGQYNLLFYADADNDLVEGNESNNVDCVVITVTNNPPTEDIFLTNLSLSSTTMASGTDITALARINYTGNTLDTYLPAFDLNIYLSSDCIIDTSDVLLEDPSAQIGSDDPFADENETITIPQGTPDGNYLILFYADADDELYESDEFNNVQCIQITVDNTLSNEEIEQNKIVIYPNPTTGILKVESGNQLKSYQLFNLAGQLIMQDDISNSQSQSIDISSVVKGVYLIKLLGQNGAINTFRIIKK